The window ttgtatatgagtattcttacgccttactcttcatgggaccagagtttgagaccgagtcaggacactgtacattatgtgtttatatttgtttgcaccggggttcgatggtacgaggcatagtaaattttatgggaattactgttagatgtgtatttcagcagatatccgtttttctagatttccttacttacacaattgtaacatgcttgttgcagcacagctgtttcgtgaaggcagtgaactggttgtcatcggctcaacattatctttacccaagcatttgaaagctcttacatttgtaaatagtttttgtttatgtaataaatccctgattgtaaaactttgaatgcagcgatgttttctgttagatatattttttttaatttagctaattcttacctgattagtcacatatcctagtgttttatcttaatgttgcccattgttcacccatgttatccctgagaagtgcgctattATCCGGCCGAGcaaggatgtgtgttcaggtaagactatgtgcacaagctcacgtttgtgagagttctttcactactgtactctgggttcgagaccggctttcgcctggccggaaccatagagtcctgtagggcacactATATATGTATGAATAGCAATAACTCATACTTGTTTAATCATATCATCACTAAATATTGCTATAGGCTGCAATCAAAATATCACCTATTATAGGAGTAGATAAACAACAATATGCTGTGTCAGATTTATTTGCAGGCACTCCAATTTTAATTATTACAAAAATCTAGTACAAACCAAACTTCAGCAGACACAATGATATTTACTGTaagcaaacaaaacaaaagtaaGTTCAATAAACCAAGAAATAAAAGTGGCTCATTTTCCTTCTAAAATGGATAAGAAATAGTAATGGAGCAAATACACTCTTCTATGGAGCTAAAAACGAGAATGAAGGCTTTCATTTCCAAGCTTTTGACAGGTTTTCCCATAGAGTAGATGGATGAGACTTCTGATTAACTAcagattttaaaatttttcttaCTCATTAATTTATCACCATATTCTAAAAGCTAAGTTTTGTCACTACAACCACAGGTGTCTAATTTGAGCCAGTCTTTCTAACTTGCAGTTCATCTTCAGAAGAAGGTTcctgaagtaagacactctgggatGTCCTCTTCCTCATTTCCTGGTAATCCATCCTTCAATGATGTTGCACAGGAACATGTCTATTGGGGTCTTGAAATATTGAAAAACATCTTCTAAATATTTGACAAATTTGCTTCCCCATAAACAACTACTATATCAGCCTAAATATGAGTGAATCCTTTTCTCTTTTAAAGATCTTCTGAAGGCCATATGTAGATACACAGCTTAACATATCATTGTTGTTAAACAAAAGGCAAATTTCTACAGAGGTCTGTTCTGATGATGTCAATCGTTTttttaaagagacctaacatccAGGTTTATTGGTTCCAGGTCTATTCTGTAGCATTCTCCAACAGAATCAGCTTCTCACATCTGCAGCAGCTATGGAAGGGTCTGTGTTGTAAGGACATCAGCATCTTCAAGGTTTCAAATGAATGAGTGAGAAAGCAAATACAATAAATTAAAGCTGTCTAATACACTACATAAAATTAATAATGTGCACGCCATTTCATAGTTTGGCATATTTGAAAGTAATATTAGAAACTTGTGGAAAAATTAAGAAATTTTAAGATTTCCAGATCAAGAAAAATATTCAAATGTCTCACACTGTAAACAGTTATGATCCTGACAAAATTGTCACCAAATCTATGTTAGAGAAATGAAGACTATCCAATAAGACATGAAAATATTACAATTAAGGCAAAGGGGGGTAGCAAAAGACTACTCCAATCCTGAACCTCATTCTAGTTACATTACCAAAAGTAACTGAGACTTCTTTCTTGTAAAGTACTTTCAAAACTTTAGAACTCTCTCATATACAAGTTAATAAACAGATCATTCTTAAAGCAATAACAATACATAAACTAGTAATCAACaaattccacaggagtaggctaatTACATTCTTTCTTCTTGAATTTCCCTTAGTCTTTGCTTAATTGCAGATGTATCCAATCCATGTTCTTCATTGTATTTCAGGGAGAGTTTCAACTGGTTTTCCTCTAGACCCTCTATACGTCCATATAAACTCTTCCCTAGCTCTTCATCGACATCATTTTCTTCCCTAAGTACACAGAAATACAACAAAAACACTCCTGTGCTAAGAGAAACTACGAGACCTTGATACCATGGCTTATCATCATCATCCATAGCTCCCCTGGAGTGTTTGGCTTTCCAAGATGATGCCTGACTAGATGTAAACTTAAGGGGCTTGTTGTCTTCATCCTCCTGTGCCTTAGTACTGCTACTTTGGTAACAAAAGGTTGGCAATCTATAATGGAAAAGAAAAATCACAGGTAAACCAATAATTTCAATTGCAGCACTGAGTCATACACTTACAAAAATATTAAAAGTTTAGAATATATTACACAGTATTTACAGGCCAAGAGTATTTGTGCAAGAATCACAACAAAACAATCTGACAAAGTTTTATAACAATTTCAGCCTTTTTAGACATAAATGTTAGACAGAGCAAGCTTGTACTTTTATATGACTACTGACATCATAATGGCCATGAGACCTCTAATTTTATGGGGAATCTAAAGTAGAAGGATATtacttttttatttaaaaaatcccaCCTGCATTGGCTGGGTTATAACagtggccaccttggtgagaagccagtgacatcATCACTTAGTATCTTGTCCCACAAGCATAAATATTTTTAATGCAAGATTTTCATAATACTGAAACCTTTCATTTGTAATTCATTTGTAATGAATAGGTCCAACAATATGGCTGCCTTTAACTATACAGGATTGTAGTAGAAATGGCCCAGAAAATGGACTCAATTCCATATATATCagaaataaaatgtgaattatCAGAAGTTAAGTCCTCTATCAATGCCCTAAGTGAGACATTACTAACAAAACTAGCACTAATGCTTGAAATGCAAGTGAAACAGTCCAAAATCCCAACAGATTCCCCGAAAAATACGAAGTGTAAATCAACTCCTCATGTCAACCACGAGAGAATCTAAAAAATGCGAGACCCAGTAACATCTAAAATCTAAAATTGATGACACCTCTGCAtacgaatgtgctcaaatacagtaCTGTTGACAAAATGAAGCACAACTCTAAAAAAAGCAACACTGAACAACTAACCAAATCTCTATTTTCCAAAGCACCAAAAAAAAGTATATAACACCCGTGAAGTAATGATTACAGGTACCAGTTGCCAATATGACAATAAACAAGAAACTCAAGATCAGAGTCATACTGAACCATATATTACTTATCAAAGAAGACCAAGAACACTAGGAAatagaaaatgggtatgcaaaagGAGAAATAATAGTTGAAACTAAACaaaatataaaggagagggcatataagtctctggtaagaccccaactagagtatggttccagtgtatgggaccctcgccagaattacttgattcaagaactggaaaaaaacaaagaacaccagctctatttgttctcggtgacttccgacaaaagagtagtgttacaaaatttttgtaaagtttgggctgggaagacttgggagaaaggagacaagctgctcgactaagtggtatgtaataccaatataatgtccaataaaggaccaactatattggtattataaacttactcattcggaagaaatatttaggttccctatgggaatcaacctctataacataagtggtatgttccgagctgtcagtagagagatggtgtggaataacatcagtagacgaataagtctgagtggtgtctttaaaagtagggaagatcaaaaTACGAagtaaaactggaattcaagaggacaaattggggcaaatattcatttacaggaagggcagttagggattggaataacttgccaagggagatgttcaataaatttccaatttctttgcaatcatttaagaaaaggctaggaaaacaacagatagggaatctgccacctgggtgactgtcctaaatgcagatcaatagtgactgaaaATGTAGAACACCTAAAGGCAGCTCCAAGGAAAGCATGGATCTATATAGGGAGACTCAGCAAAGAAATGGAGTCGGAAGTCATTTCTCAAGAAAGAGATCAGATGTACAGTTGTAAACAGAAAGTAAGATCACATGACAAGACTAACACACTAAATCAGGAAATGAGTCTTTGAAATGTGGAAGGTTTAAAATCATTTTGCTCTTCTCTCACTGGTAATTTCTGGTATGAGATTGATATAGCCATACTTACTGAGACTTTTATACTTGACCACATTAACTTTCCGCAATTTTACAGCGAGCATGTCCAAACAACACCAAAGGAGAGGGGAAGGCCAGAAGGAGGAATTAGTATATTTTATCGAGACAGCATAGGCACGCCAAGGGAAGTCCATAAAGAAGAAAATATGCTAATAATAGAGACAGACAAAATAACTATTATAGGTATCTACATAAGCCCAGCTAGGACAACAGATGATGCAATCAAACAGTAAAGGCAATAACAATGGTAAAGgatgacagaaatgtgattctTGGAGGTGACTTCAACTGTCGAACAGATAAACCTGATCATAAAAATAATATCATTCTTGACCACCTACAAGATGAAGGATATAAACTGATCAATACAGACGAAGAAGAAACCTACATGGCTCCAAATGGTAAAAGCAGTATTGATCTTTTCTTTGTCAAAGGAGATTGCCTAACAATCCTCAAGCAAGAAGTTATGCCCTCACATCCGGCAGCAGTTTTGAGAAAGTACATACCTGTCGCTATTAAAGTTGAACTCGGGAGTCAAAGATCCGTGACCACGAAGAGTCATAATCTATGTACTACAAGGAAATTACATATTCCTGCTACTGAGAAAGAAAATGAAGACCTAGAAAGAGTACCGCAAATGATAAATGAAGGAATGTTTTACTCAGCACTGGATAAAGTTCTGAACCTCATAAGGAAAGCACAAATCAAAAAGCCTCCTAAAACTGCCAAGCCATGGTTTGACGAGGAATGCCGCACAGTCAGACAAGATAGCCTAGACTTTTTATGCAAGGCACAAAGAACATGTGTGACATCCACCAATGCCGTAAAAAGGAAAACATATAAGGAACTAATCGAACAATAAAAAGCGCACTACCTAGAAAAACAGGCTAAATTACAAGCTCAAGACGCCCTGAAAGATCCATACATCGCCCTTAAACAACAAGCTATGTGCCCTATTTCCCAATAACTACATGGCAAAAATATTCTCTGGGGATTCTTAATCAGCAATACCTTGATATAGCTCTTCCACTTCAAGAAAATTCACAATGCACAACAAGACCTATAGATCAGGAGGAAGTCAAAACTGCTATTCAGTCCACAAAAAATAAGAAAACAGCAAGCCCAGACAGagttttcaatgaaaatctgaGGGACACATTTGACATATTTCTTCACAAATGGACCACACTGTTCAAAAAGTGATTtacactcactcactccgtaggcttctgagggacgtgaaattcccgtgccaatctcacaatcctcttccatcctttttgatcttgagcctgctcttcccagttatcaatttggagggtccagcATACTTTGTTGACCTCCTTCTCCAGGTGCTTCGGCGTCTTCCTGAagttttcccattaagagatcccttgcacagatctactggtgctctgttatctgcatcctcagtacatgtccgtccgactcattggctgaatggtcagcatattggtgttcggttcagagggtcccgggttcgattcccggctggtttggggattttaaacttcattggttaattccaatggcccgggggctgggtgtttgtgctgtccccaacatccctgcaactcacacaccacacaatcctccaccacaataatacgcagttacctacacatggcagacaccgcccaccctcatcaaagggtctgtcttacaagggctgcattcggctagaaagagccacacaaaattattatagtacatgcccagcgcagtctgttggattctatcacacccattatagtgtgttgttgaaagagggtgtaaatctcataattagatcttttctgccagctttgagagataggatcgaaccatgggccacaTATTTTTCTCacagacttgcaactgctgctgctctttcttggttacaCTCCATGCCTCGAAACCATACaaaagtactggtcgaatgattgtattgtagataatcatttttgcattccttgttaaaaatttggagcctaatatagggctcatagagtaaaataccttatttgcattcttaattctagcttggtgttcctgtagCCTTCAGTTTTGCCCATTGATTAATACACCAatgaatttaaactcctctactcttttaaatatatatttcccaatcttcaaaggcaatctgtcaacctcctcatgattcggtctctgtacaaccatgtacaTAATGtgtttttatcatttacccgtaagccaatatttgctgccatttcctctagttccacaaataactgcctaatttctaattcattgcggcaaataagaataatatcatccgcatatgcaaggactttatgttgtctctccaatatgatgccagcaggtacaagagctaatttcctgataatcttctccggTGCAATGTTGAATATAAGAGGAGATAGTGCacccccttgtctcagaccagttttattctggaaggaacttgattttctgcccttgggCAAAACACAGCTAACAATACCATCCATACACaatttgcacatgttaattaattttatgggatagccaaactccatcatgatgttccacagcccttctctatggattgaattatatgccttgaagaaatctataaagagataatgaaccaactccttgtgttcccacaaccttatcatttttttttttttttttttttgctaggggctttacgtcgcaccgacacagataggtcttatggcgacgatgggataggaacggcctgggagttggaaggaagcggccgtggccttaattaaggtacagccccagcatttgcctggtgtgaaaatgggaaaccacggaaaaccattttcagggctgccgatagtgggattcgaacctactatctcccggatgcaagctcacagccgcgcgcctctacgcgcacggccaactcgcccggtaaaccttatcattaatagtcttaattgcaaatatgttgtctgtagtggatctgttactacaaaaaaaaaccgttctgatagtccccaatgacattttcagcaaatgattttaaacactttaaaagaataaaagacagaatatTGTAGGCTGTGTTTACAAGAGATATGCCACGATAATTTTGAAGTTtttccttatcccctcctttatgaattgggacaataagtggTTCCtaccattcttttggaataacttcatcatgctatatccttagaatgatcttatatatgtatttatgtaatctttctccaccgtatttaataagctcagcaggaatgttgtcactacttgaagctttattgttttttaacgtataatactttgtaatacctcttgatatgatgggTCTGGTATTTatt is drawn from Anabrus simplex isolate iqAnaSimp1 chromosome 1, ASM4041472v1, whole genome shotgun sequence and contains these coding sequences:
- the LOC136863690 gene encoding ubiquinol-cytochrome c reductase complex assembly factor 4, translated to MAAVFFGSRLKHFVRGIGWIDPSRTRIYISRLPTFCYQSSSTKAQEDEDNKPLKFTSSQASSWKAKHSRGAMDDDDKPWYQGLVVSLSTGVFLLYFCVLREENDVDEELGKSLYGRIEGLEENQLKLSLKYNEEHGLDTSAIKQRLREIQEERM